The sequence below is a genomic window from Lolium perenne isolate Kyuss_39 chromosome 4, Kyuss_2.0, whole genome shotgun sequence.
CAAATTCTCCTTTGGAATCGGCAGCGAAAAGTCCAAATACTGAAATACACAAAGGATACTGAAAAGACAAAAAGAAAAAAGCAAGCAAGATCCAGACAGCACACAGTGCAGCGGGGCACCATGTTGTTGAGACGTAAGGCAAATGAAACCCGAAGGTGCTAATTAACATATAGATCGCCAATAGCCTGAAGCAACTTGACGGGTTACTGTCTAGTGGCCTCATGCCTACAGATACTAGGTAGTGACGCAAACAAGTCAGCAAATTAAATCCTACAAAGTCCACTTCACATGAAAACGCATCATTCAGAGTTGAAGAACCTACATACTACTACATAAGGATAAATTTCAGCGTCAACCACATACAAAAGCAGAACCTACAACAGCTAGCCATTTCCATGTCTCGTCAACTCGAACAGAACTCCAGATACCTACACAACAATCAATGTCATCATTAAACATGTTTATACAAGCATTAACTCGATTCTGGGCATCATGCAACAATATCCAAAGATAGATCATCTCAGCATTATTAGATAAAACTAACAAGATCCTGGCGATAGAAGAACAATAAGTTTGTAGTGTTCCACACACCTCATAGCCTGAATGCTACAACTGTAAGACAAATACATATTGAATGCGTTGATATCCAAAACTAACTTATACAGTCTACCCACGTAACATACAGGCTGTAAGGATGCTTCAACATAGAGACAAGTAAAACCGTTCTTCCATTATACAAACCTACCAAAAATACTAGACATTAACAATCTGAGACATTAGTTTGAggtcacaattcaaaagctaaCCAATGTTGCGAAACCGTATCAAACACCAAAATATCTATATACGTGTAAGTGTTAAAAGACTGGAATGGGTTGATTCATATCCCTCCACCTGCTAATCCCTAATCCTCTGATCCCCCAGGATTATGCTTCATTAGTTTGCCATAAGAAAACACTTTCTGGTTTCTATCACAATTAATCAGTAATATAAAGCAACTACTCTTGTCCCAGAAAGAAGAACCAGAGGCAAATATGGATGATTTAGATGTGCTTCTAGTACAGGGTATCATGCATCATTCTGCCATTTTCAAGATCACAGCCCCATTCTCTTCAAATATAACAAGCCTAGCTAGATCTTTGTCTTAAATGGATTTTGTTTGGACACATATATAAATTAGTCAGCTGTGTGTGACATTTTAAAGCACTCTCAGCATCAAAATTAATAATAGCAGCAGAGCTAGCTGTTCATGAATGTGTGAAAAATAACACTACTTCCCCGGAAATTGTTCGTGAATTCGAGATGAGAAAGAAAGTTGAGCCGGAGTGAGTGGCCAGCTAAACTGTATATTGCTCCAAATCACATGTTTGAATTTACAACTCAGTTCTTCCCCCTCTCACTTCCCATCGAAGTCTGAACtatatcgctgcattcatctaccAACTCTCATCAATTAATATACAAAACATCAAGATACCTTCAGTTAAAAGTGATTATGACATTGCAATTGTCTCTAGAACTGAAGTGTTCTTTTACATGATAGGGCTCCTACAAGGTGAGAAGATAAATATTGAACTTGCGAGATAAATAGTTGACACGTTATTTAACAGACAAATGCGAGAATAGCAAATCCAAAACCCAAAAGAGATTTTTAATGTATATTCAATTCCTAATGAGAAACTTCTTTTGTGTACATTCAATTAGAACAGGAAAAGTTTGATGGCTGGTCTAGAATTAGACTATCTTATAAAATAATGTCAGTAATTCTCTGAGGTTAATACTCTTTGCAACTGATGGTAACACATGAGGGTAACATTGGCCTCACATTTAGAAGCTAAAAAAGTGACACATAGCACTACTTTTCGAGTAGAAACTACTTTTCTCCAAAAAAGGAAGTAAAACACTCTTTTGCACTCTACCCAAGTAGCAATAGGCAAAGTCACAAAATATGCAAAGATCAATTGTGCACACGGACTTCAAAAAGATCACGCGCCAAGAGCCAATGCCTACTGTTTCATGTCAATCCAGCTAGTTCAGAACCTCACAAACAGAGCCAGAAATTGACTGAAGCAACACCTGGGTCACTGACTTGGCATGATGGAAGTTGACTAATGACTACTGACATTAGGTAATACAAAAGGTTACACAACCAAACTTTGCAAGTCCACTTCGCAAAAAGATAGTGACTCAATGCCTCCACTAGAGGTAGATACTGACCTCCCTAGATAATCAAATCATCCGAGAATCACTTTGGGTGGTGGGAATATGAGAAGCTCATTGAGTACAATGAAAAAAAGTCCGATATCTACTCAAAGGCAAGTTCAAGAAAATCAAAGACATGCTTTGTAGAACTGTAATAGCTATACAGTTTATAAGCTAATCGAATCCATACACTAAGAACCTATACATTATCCTACAAATTGATTAACCAAGACAAAAAGATATAACAAAGCAAAAAGATATATTACCTCACTTCTCAACCAAGATAGCAAATTAGCAGATCTATGTGTTCACAGTTCTGTTTTCAGATCCAACCAGTTCCACTCAACTCTCCTGCCTATAAGCAAAAGTAGCCCAATAAAAATTCAAGTGAAATTTTAATCAATGAGAAGGCATATGGGCATGGGCAGGGATAAAAACTATTTTTACGCTTTTTCTTGGGAAAAAATACAAATTAAACTTTCTGATTCTGAACTGTAGATAGGGAAGAATTACCTGCAGTATAGAAATTTCTGTAGGGATAAAAGCTGTTATAACACATTTCATTTCTTCTGATAATATGTCTGATCAACATTGAGTCAAGTTGGAGCGTAAAGTTACCAATCATTGTACTAAGAACAACCATATTTGCATCCTCATCATAGCCCACGAAATGTGCGGGTCCGTCGTGACTATGCACTTCCTGTGGAAGGAGCCCCTCCAGCAATATAGTTTTCTGCAACACCCATCCAACAACACCATCGCAGATAGATCTCGCCCACAATTGGACAGTGAATTCCGACAAAACAGCCAAGCCAAGTCCACCATTCTCCATCCGTAAGGGCTGAAAACAAGAGACCTCAAGTACGTCGCCCGTAACATGGGCATCTGTTGGCTTCTCGATCACGCCAAGGCTCTGCGTTTCCAAATCAAATGCAAGGATGTGACCTCCCCCAATACCCCAGCAAAGTGCATTCCCGGCTAGGATGCCAGGCCTTAAAAAAAGATTCTGACATATAGTTGTAGTCGTTGTAGAGACAACATCTCCCCATACACCAGACACAGAGTCGTAGAGGCAAAGGAATGCCCGCAAGTATCCCTCGCAGATCAAGACCAATTTGAATGGGCTAGAGAAGCAATCGCCGTGCACATGCCCATCTTCGGCGTCAGCGCATAGCACCGTAGCGGTGTCCCAGCACTCCCCGTCGTCCAAGTTCATCACTGGCGGAGAAGCCACGCGGTGCTGTTGGCCAGTGAGGGGATCACACACTACAGTCTCGCACGATGATTCTTTGAACATGACAATGAGGCCCTGGGGGCAGCCCATGAAGCCCCAGTGCATACTGAGGCTCAGCGGCACCATGAAGCGAGCGGCAGGGACGCGGTCGGGCGGCTCTAGGATGGAAGTGAAGATGTAGTTCCGCCAGCTGGGCTTCCCTTGGAAGAAGCCGAGCAGGGGAGGTACCCGGTGGTGTTTGCGGAAGCGGCTGAGGAAGCGGGTGTCGGAGAGGATGCTGCGCCAACTCTTGCAGACGAGGGAGGCGCGAGGGAGCGAGGATGGCatcggagggaggcggaggaggatttcTTGGAGTAGGTCTTCGTCTTCCAGCGGGGACGCTGACGAGGAATAGCGGCGGCTCATTGTCTAAATTGAGTGATGAACAGCTGAAATCCCCTCAAGCCAAAGCACCACGGTGTGCTAGGCAGCTAGGGTTCCTGCAAGCGAAGAGAGGAAGAGAAATAAAATCAAAATTGGGGAGCAGGAGGTAGGGCAATGCAACAGAAAGTGGGCGAAGGTAGGGCAATGCTCACCGTACCAGCAAACATCTGACCAGACTGCCGCTGTCGGTCGCCTAGATACAGTAGGGCTTGGGCGAAGGGATCGGCGGAGGTCGCGGGGAGACGCAGCGGAGGGTGGGATGGAAGGCAGGAGCCGGGAGTGGCAGCGGATGGCGGCTGCCGCCGCTGGGTGAATTCGCCGGACAATCGACTCGGGCTCGATGCAGAGAGGGTGAGATGTGAGAGCCAGTTGCTACAGTGGGTCGGGACAGGGGCGAACGGCGTAGGTAGGGAGAGGCGCGGCAACGCCGGGAGAGACGGCTGGGACTGGCTGAACGCGGTGCCGGCGAGAACTGCGGCGGCGGGCGGCCGCTGGCGCTGGATGAAGTCACGGGAGAGCCAGACTCGATGCAGACAGTGCGACAGTAATCTCCAGCCGTCTCCGGGAGGGATAGAGAGCAGGTGACATGCACAACATTgcgaaaaaaaaataaaaaaaaatcatgcaGCACATatttaacccctaaaaatttcagatcaaaattagaaataaaaaagagaaacgcagatgtgaatagtctacagagaaactcagatttgaattcgggaactattcatgacagatttgAATAGTACACAGTTTATTCTGAGGCGATCGTCGCCGACGCGCGGCACCGCTCCTGCCCCAGCTCTCCGCGCCGCGCTGTCCTCCGCCGCGAGCGCGCTGCACGCGCGGCCTCGTGGCCCACCATGGACGTGAGGAGGGAGCAGAACATGGCGTCGTCCTCCTCCGTCTCGAGTTGGCGGGTCACGTACGCTCTCTGGCCGTTCGCCGGCGGCGGCCGGAACATCCCCTTCCTCGACGGAGTGCTAATCATCCACCACGCCAAGGGGCGCCTTCTCCTGCTTGATCGCTCAGAATTCGTGGTTGATTCGAGGAGGCTTGGGGAGAGGGAATCGGTTGGATTTGGCGGCCCTGTTGCTCTTCCGCGCCATGATGTCCGCGTTCCCCCCAGGCCCCTGCCGCCGAGCTCCCTCTTCGGCGCTGAAGCTCGGCATGGACGCCGGCAATCGGGAGGTGATGCGATTCCGACGCGCGCCTCGGTCGCGTCTGGATCGGCTCCCTTCCCTTCATCGATTGAGGAGCTTTTCTACAAAACTGCACCGACCAGAAATCCACTCCGCCTGAGCTCACCGGAGCCGCCGCGTCCGCGCGGTGGACATATCATTGATCCTGGAAGATGGGGCTCGTATGGATTGTTGGGGGCCTCTCCGAGTGCTACCACATCCATGGCGgaaggcccagttgctgttgctgGATTGGGCTTGAGCCCAGCTGCTACCACATCCATGGCGGCTATGGATGGAGATCGTCACACGTGTCCTGCGAGCGAACATCCATCGTCCATCGTCAATGGCGGTCTCCAACAAGAGGGCCCAGGAAAACCTAGCGCCTATATATCCTCAgatcgagacgccgccgctggtTTTGACCTAGATCTCATTCTCAGCCATTACTGGGACAAATCCAGggttcctcctcatcctcctccacaAGCTTCTGATACCTTCGGCTGGTGGCGCGGCAAGGTTGCCGGAGATCTTCGCTCCTTCGCGCAAGTCGCCGCCTCTCCTCCGTCGATGGGCGATGGCGGGGGACGGTTTGGCGGCGGCAGAGGACGCAACCATCCCAACCGGGGGCGCGGCCGCAATGTCTGGCAGCGGGAGGACGCGGCGCAGACCTCCTCCACCAACCTGCGTGGCTCCAACTCTCACTCTCAGCAGTCCAATGATCGATGGGAGGCTGCGGCGTGGGAGTCGGAGAAGCGCCGCCAGGAGGCTCCCGCCATTGCTGGAGGTAACACCGGTACTACTCAAGGGGCCGGAGCCAGTTCCCTAATGGCGGCCGGTGACCCAGCTCCCTGTCTCAATTGCAACCTTACTGGCCATTACACCGCGCGGTGTCCCATGATCCGCTGCGACCGCTGTAAAAAACTTGGGCATATTGCTCAGATCTGTCAGACCATCCTCCCCTGGGAATGTACTCCTTCTATGTGTGGATTCCAGGCCCCTGGTCGTGGTTTTTTTCTATATGCCTGATCTAAGTTCCTCCAAATTGGTCAAAGAAAGAGCCACCAGTGTGGTCATTACTATCATTGAGGGGAATGCAACCTGTAGAGAGATTGAGCAATCCTTTAACATGATTTTTGGGGATAGCTGGAGATGCACTGCCAGGGCTATTGGTCCGAATCAGTACACTATGCGGTTCCCTACGCCTCGTGAAGTGGAAAGAGCAATGTGCTACGgtgcatccatgaagctcaagacAGCAGATGCGACTGTTAACCTCTCACCATGGACGGCTTCGGTCGGAGCTAAAGCACAGCTTCAGAAAGCTTGGGTAAAAATTAGCAACATTCCCCTTGATAAGAGATGTGAAGCTAATGTGTTCTATGCTGGAGGCCTTGTGGGTGTATCCCTTGATCTGGAGGCTTCCACTCTGCATAAACCTGAGTATGTCAAAGTTTTGATTGGCTGTAGAGACATTGAGATGATTCCTGCCAGTGCTGAAGGTTGTCTTGGTGATAATTTCTATGACTTTTACTATGAGGTGGACAAGATTGTGGTTGGAGGAAAACCTAGAGATTCTTCCAACATTGCGGCGGGCAATACGGGTGCTCCTTCCCCGAAGAGGCCAAGATTCGAGCAGAGTAACATTGTTACTGAAGAAAATTCTGATACTCAGCTTATGAGCAGTCAAACTGAATCTGTTCACCAGGGATGCCAGCATGAGAATGTTATCATTACTGATGTTACAGTTGAAGTGGATACTCAGGAATCAGAAGATGATAGTGCTGGTGGTGAACTCCTTATTGAAACAATTGCCAGAGAACATGAGGATGCTCTGCGCCAGTCTGGTACGTCTCCTAATAAGTGGCTTATTCCCTGCCCCATTCTTAATGACAGTAATAATCTGCCCTGCAATTCTCTGAACCCTACGACTGCTCCCACTTCATCCTTGCTGTTACCGTTTTCTCACTCTCTCTCGGATGAAACCTGGCCCCCGCTTCCTGTGATAACTGATGTTACTGACATGGTAAATTCCCCTACGAACATGTCCTCAGATTACCTGGTCCAATCGCCTGAGTTATCTGCGGGAGACAATGAGGAAGGCACTCAGGAGGAGCAGGCTGTCCCAAGATACAGCCGCAGATGCCCTGAAGATGAAAACGCGAACATCATGGACAAGGTGGAGAGGGTGGCCAGGAAGAGAAACTTGGAAGGTAATATCATTGTACCTATCTCTGATTCTAATTCCTTCGCTgcgctttcaaacaatgaattgatgtGTAGAGCCTATAAGATGGGGGTTCAAATTCCTGATAATGACTTTGCTGCCATTGACATCCTTAGAGAACTGGAAACCTCGAGAAATAATTTGGCTGATAAAAATGTTTCTGCCCAACTGCATACTAATAATCTTTATATTGAAAACAATATTGGTAACTCAACTCCTCTGTCTATGGACTGGATACCACCCTCTGATAATGATGAACCCTTCACTATAGTTAGAAAAAAAGGGAAAAAATCGTCACGGAAAAAATCTACAGTGATTGTATCCAGACCTAACACGAGAAGTCAAACCAAGAATGACTCCCCTTCTAGTGACAAATCTACCCAAATTCCTGGTGGGGTCACTAGAAAACACGTTAAACCAAGTCGTTTGAAATGAAAGGTCTCATTTGGAACAGTAGGAGTGTGGGGAAAAAGTAGTAACCTGCATTAAAGATATGATTGCTGATTATTCCCTGGATTTTGTTGGCATCCAAGAAACCATGAAGCAAGATTATAATTTTAGTTTCTTCCGCAAGTTAGATCCGGGTACTACTTTCTTTTGGAAATGGGTCCCTTCCGTTGGCAAATCTGGTGGTATCCTTTGTGGAGTTAGGAATGAGTCGTTGGAGGTTAATGCTGTTAAGAAAGGTAAATATATGCTTCAATTTGTTCTGTGGGATAAAATTCATAAAGCTAATTGGGCGCTTATTATTGTCTATGGTGCTCCTCATGAGGAGTATAAGCTAGAATTCCTTACTGAGCTTTCTGCTTTCTGCCACAATCTTCTTATGCCATATATTGTTGGAGGTGACTTTAATATTATAAGGCATAGTGgagagaaaaataaaaaaatgtgtgCATTCCCATTCCATTGATATCTTCAACTCTGTTATTCACACCTTAGGGCTCCGCGAGATTTTCATGCCTGGTGGCCATTACACTTGGTCTAATAAG
It includes:
- the LOC127291830 gene encoding uncharacterized protein, which gives rise to MSRRYSSSASPLEDEDLLQEILLRLPPMPSSLPRASLVCKSWRSILSDTRFLSRFRKHHRVPPLLGFFQGKPSWRNYIFTSILEPPDRVPAARFMVPLSLSMHWGFMGCPQGLIVMFKESSCETVVCDPLTGQQHRVASPPVMNLDDGECWDTATVLCADAEDGHVHGDCFSSPFKLVLICEGYLRAFLCLYDSVSGVWGDVVSTTTTTICQNLFLRPGILAGNALCWGIGGGHILAFDLETQSLGVIEKPTDAHVTGDVLEVSCFQPLRMENGGLGLAVLSEFTVQLWARSICDGVVGWVLQKTILLEGLLPQEVHSHDGPAHFVGYDEDANMVVLSTMIGNFTLQLDSMLIRHIIRRNEMCYNSFYPYRNFYTAGRRVEWNWLDLKTEL